A region of Streptomyces sp. WMMC500 DNA encodes the following proteins:
- a CDS encoding isoprenylcysteine carboxyl methyltransferase family protein has translation MSGEVLFTALVLAVGLERVAELAVSQRNAAWSIARGGVESGRGHYPFMVVLHTGLLAGALVEVWVRRPDTAPVLAWAMLVLVAASQALRWWCIATLGRQWNTRVIVVPGSPRVTRGPYRWLSHPNYVAVAVEGLALPLVHSAWITAVVFTVLNGFLLATRMRSEDAALARLT, from the coding sequence GTGAGCGGCGAGGTCCTGTTCACCGCCCTGGTCCTGGCCGTCGGCCTGGAGCGGGTCGCCGAACTGGCCGTGTCCCAGCGCAACGCCGCGTGGAGCATCGCGCGCGGCGGCGTGGAGTCCGGGCGGGGCCACTACCCGTTCATGGTGGTGCTGCACACGGGGCTGCTCGCCGGCGCGCTCGTGGAGGTGTGGGTGCGGCGGCCGGACACCGCACCGGTCCTCGCGTGGGCCATGCTCGTGCTCGTCGCGGCCTCGCAGGCGCTGCGCTGGTGGTGCATCGCGACCCTGGGCCGGCAGTGGAACACCCGGGTGATCGTTGTGCCCGGCAGTCCACGCGTGACCCGCGGCCCCTACCGGTGGCTGTCGCACCCGAACTACGTGGCCGTCGCCGTCGAAGGGCTCGCGCTGCCGCTGGTGCACTCGGCCTGGATCACGGCCGTCGTCTTCACCGTGCTGAACGGGTTCCTGCTCGCCACCCGCATGCGCAGCGAGGACGCCGCCCTGGCCCGGCTGACCTGA
- a CDS encoding UbiA family prenyltransferase, whose amino-acid sequence MTTHAAPARPGQSRVSALLAAAHGGPALAVTAVAGLLALREDLRPLDAVVVTGAVLTGQLTIGWGNDLRDLFRDRAVGRTDKPLATGALPVGWVVRAMVAAALALLVLSALSGWRSALVNVALGTGAGHVYNLGLKATSWSWVPYASGFGALPSIVTLAGPTPVWAPLWMTAAGAVLGVGAHLLNALPDLADDARTGVHSLPHRLGGRLSRVLAAVLLPAASLIAVFGPAGSPPAWAGAALTVVIVLAVLTLVARGRGPFRAAVAVALLDVVLLVAG is encoded by the coding sequence GTGACCACCCATGCCGCTCCGGCGCGCCCCGGACAGTCGCGCGTGTCCGCGCTGCTCGCCGCCGCTCACGGCGGGCCCGCCCTGGCTGTCACCGCCGTCGCGGGCCTGCTCGCGCTCCGCGAGGACCTGCGTCCGCTCGACGCCGTCGTCGTCACCGGAGCGGTGCTGACCGGTCAGTTGACGATCGGCTGGGGCAACGACCTGCGTGACCTCTTTCGCGACCGTGCCGTCGGCCGCACCGACAAGCCCCTGGCCACCGGCGCCCTCCCGGTCGGCTGGGTGGTGCGTGCCATGGTCGCGGCCGCGCTCGCCCTCCTCGTCCTGTCCGCGCTCTCCGGCTGGCGCAGCGCGCTGGTCAACGTCGCCCTCGGCACCGGCGCGGGCCATGTGTACAACCTCGGGCTCAAGGCCACCTCGTGGTCCTGGGTGCCCTACGCCAGTGGCTTCGGGGCGCTGCCGTCGATCGTCACCCTCGCCGGCCCCACCCCGGTCTGGGCACCGCTGTGGATGACCGCTGCCGGGGCCGTGCTCGGCGTCGGGGCGCATCTGCTCAACGCGCTGCCCGACCTCGCCGACGACGCACGCACGGGCGTCCACAGCCTGCCGCACAGGCTCGGCGGACGCCTCTCCCGCGTCCTGGCCGCCGTGTTGCTGCCCGCCGCCTCGCTGATCGCCGTGTTCGGTCCCGCCGGTAGCCCCCCGGCGTGGGCGGGGGCGGCCCTTACAGTGGTGATCGTCCTCGCGGTGCTCACGCTGGTCGCCCGGGGGCGCGGCCCCTTCCGGGCCGCGGTGGCCGTCGCCCTGCTCGACGTCGTGCTGCTCGTGGCCGGCTGA
- a CDS encoding glucose 1-dehydrogenase, translating to MPRFDDQTVLVTGGTGGQGSSHVRAFHAEGANVVIGDIDAERGAALADELGTRARFARLDVTDESSWSAAVLAAESAFGALNVLVNNAGVQNPPATIENTEQATWSRILDINLTGTFLGIKAAAPALRRAGGGAIVNVASTMGLGGTAHYAPYVASKWAVRGLTQSAALELGRDHIRVNTIHPGVIATSFILEPAAGATAAIADFYSPEPFAVPRLGEPTDVSSLLLFLTSSDASFITGSEYVIDGGLLLGPALQAETA from the coding sequence ATGCCCCGCTTCGACGACCAGACCGTGCTCGTGACCGGTGGGACCGGCGGCCAGGGCTCAAGCCACGTGCGCGCCTTTCATGCGGAGGGAGCGAACGTGGTTATCGGCGACATCGACGCGGAACGCGGCGCCGCTCTCGCCGACGAACTCGGGACCCGCGCTCGCTTCGCCCGCCTCGACGTGACCGACGAGAGCTCGTGGTCCGCCGCTGTGCTGGCCGCCGAGAGCGCCTTCGGCGCCCTGAACGTGCTCGTCAACAACGCGGGGGTGCAGAATCCGCCCGCGACGATCGAGAACACGGAGCAGGCCACGTGGTCGCGCATCCTCGACATCAACCTCACAGGGACCTTCCTCGGCATCAAGGCCGCAGCCCCCGCGCTGCGCCGCGCAGGTGGGGGAGCCATCGTCAACGTCGCCTCGACCATGGGCCTGGGCGGCACGGCTCACTACGCGCCGTACGTCGCCAGCAAGTGGGCCGTGCGGGGCCTCACGCAATCGGCAGCGCTCGAGCTCGGCCGCGACCACATCCGGGTGAACACCATCCACCCCGGCGTGATCGCGACCTCCTTCATCCTCGAACCGGCTGCCGGCGCCACCGCGGCAATCGCCGACTTCTACTCACCCGAGCCGTTCGCCGTCCCCCGGCTCGGGGAGCCGACCGACGTCAGCAGCCTTCTCCTGTTCCTCACGTCATCGGACGCGTCGTTCATCACGGGGTCGGAGTACGTCATCGACGGTGGACTCCTCCTCGGCCCCGCCCTTCAGGCCGAGACCGCATGA
- a CDS encoding nitroreductase/quinone reductase family protein: MSTPDTTGSHDSARDESLSHLPHHIRRAIEITPAAGTRERIIDITTLGRRTGRARRIEIFFYRAAGTTYLCSGAGGAATDWHANLLANPHFTFHLKNGIRADLPAHATPVTDPAERQAVLAEIVADLNQPHDPGTIRPTRLEDWADSRLMRISFRPRA; encoded by the coding sequence ATGAGCACTCCGGACACGACCGGGTCGCACGACTCCGCACGGGACGAGTCCCTCTCCCACCTGCCCCACCACATCCGCCGAGCCATCGAGATCACCCCCGCCGCGGGCACCAGAGAACGGATCATCGACATCACGACGCTGGGGCGCCGCACCGGCCGGGCACGCCGCATCGAGATCTTCTTCTACCGAGCTGCGGGCACCACCTACCTGTGCAGCGGCGCCGGCGGTGCCGCGACCGACTGGCACGCGAACCTGCTCGCCAATCCCCACTTCACATTCCACCTCAAGAACGGGATCCGTGCAGATCTGCCTGCACATGCCACACCTGTCACCGACCCTGCCGAACGTCAGGCCGTGCTGGCGGAGATCGTGGCGGATCTCAATCAGCCCCACGACCCCGGCACCATCCGGCCGACGCGGCTCGAAGACTGGGCTGACAGCCGGCTGATGCGCATCAGCTTCCGCCCTCGGGCATGA
- a CDS encoding glycoside hydrolase family 5 protein encodes MPFKTGRERTPMVAKTMKIKALLAAAMLAVFASVCGGSATQASASPTAQSDASQIVAEMGAGWNLGNQLEANIDGYPSETAWGNPTVTQALIDKVQGAGFDTIRIPVSYLRHIGPGPDYAVNSSWLNRVQEVVDYAYNRGMYVVINMHGDGYKTINGSWLICDSSSQTEIKDKYQKVWQQIASKFQSYDEHLILESMNEEFDGQYGQPTQPCYSNINDYNQIFVDTVRKTGGNNSSRWLLVPGWNTNIDYTAGDYGFAIPTDEYRSSSIPGDEHRIMISVHYYDPWDFTGEENGTITQWGPAATNPSKTSTWGQEDHLDAQLKKMHDGFAMKGYPVVVGEYGSIDKSSFDSANNRYRADFAHTMAATAKKYGAVSIYWDNGFNGQYGFGLFDRGSHAVTQQGIVSAIMSGTGGD; translated from the coding sequence TTGCCCTTCAAGACCGGAAGAGAGAGAACGCCAATGGTCGCAAAAACGATGAAGATCAAGGCCCTCCTCGCGGCCGCCATGCTGGCAGTGTTCGCATCCGTGTGCGGCGGTTCAGCGACTCAGGCATCTGCCAGCCCGACGGCACAGTCGGATGCTTCGCAGATTGTTGCCGAGATGGGCGCGGGCTGGAATCTCGGGAACCAGCTCGAAGCCAACATCGACGGATATCCCAGCGAAACGGCATGGGGTAATCCGACAGTAACGCAAGCTCTCATCGACAAGGTGCAGGGGGCGGGGTTCGATACCATCCGCATCCCGGTCTCCTACCTGCGCCACATAGGACCTGGCCCAGATTACGCGGTCAACTCATCCTGGCTGAACAGAGTCCAGGAAGTCGTCGACTACGCCTACAACCGAGGCATGTACGTGGTGATCAACATGCACGGCGACGGCTACAAGACGATCAACGGCTCCTGGCTGATCTGTGACTCGTCCTCTCAGACGGAAATCAAGGACAAGTACCAGAAGGTCTGGCAACAGATCGCGTCGAAGTTCCAGAGCTACGACGAGCACCTGATTCTGGAATCCATGAACGAGGAGTTCGACGGCCAGTACGGCCAACCGACTCAACCGTGCTACTCGAACATAAACGACTACAACCAGATCTTCGTGGACACCGTGCGGAAGACCGGCGGCAACAACAGCTCACGATGGCTGCTCGTCCCCGGCTGGAACACGAACATCGACTACACCGCGGGCGACTACGGCTTCGCCATTCCGACCGACGAGTACCGATCTTCCTCCATACCCGGCGATGAGCATCGGATCATGATCTCCGTGCACTACTACGATCCCTGGGACTTCACCGGAGAGGAAAACGGAACCATCACGCAGTGGGGTCCGGCCGCGACCAACCCGTCAAAGACGTCCACCTGGGGGCAGGAGGACCATCTGGACGCGCAGTTGAAGAAGATGCATGACGGATTCGCCATGAAAGGATATCCGGTCGTCGTCGGTGAATACGGATCGATCGACAAGTCGTCGTTCGACTCCGCGAACAACCGGTATCGTGCCGACTTTGCGCACACCATGGCGGCCACGGCCAAGAAGTACGGAGCAGTCAGCATCTACTGGGACAACGGTTTTAATGGACAGTACGGGTTCGGTCTGTTCGACCGAGGTTCTCACGCCGTGACCCAGCAGGGCATCGTCAGTGCCATCATGAGCGGCACCGGCGGCGATTGA
- a CDS encoding lysylphosphatidylglycerol synthase transmembrane domain-containing protein, which translates to MTVVTPRIAALKRLPLRQICCLLPLVLVGAWLVHHWSLIADGADRLRTADPGWLLAAVCVTGACWVAASFVRQGTILERLPPGRLLASQFAAGAANHLLPAGLGAHVVTLRFYRTCGIPLDRSTAALALYSLAEPVARGVLLLVLLTAFPNALRLNEVAPEGHGATTVLAVAGILAVVAAALLAVGPLRRFLGGFLRTALTDVRALHTRPGRALSLWGGALAFPVLQAGVLVAVALALEVPLPWIYIVIAYLASSMVAWIVPSPGGIGSVEATLTLALVAAGASISAATAAVLGFRIITVWLPLLPGTLVLALLVRRKVL; encoded by the coding sequence GTGACCGTGGTCACACCCCGGATCGCCGCCCTGAAGCGGCTACCGCTCCGCCAGATCTGCTGTCTCCTCCCCCTGGTCCTCGTCGGGGCATGGCTCGTCCACCACTGGTCGCTCATCGCCGACGGCGCCGACCGCCTGCGCACCGCCGACCCCGGGTGGCTGCTGGCCGCGGTCTGCGTCACCGGGGCGTGCTGGGTCGCGGCGTCCTTCGTACGTCAGGGCACGATCCTCGAACGGCTGCCGCCGGGACGGCTGCTCGCCTCGCAGTTCGCCGCCGGCGCCGCCAACCATCTGCTGCCGGCCGGGCTCGGCGCGCACGTCGTCACGCTGCGCTTCTACCGCACCTGCGGCATACCGCTGGACCGCTCGACGGCGGCGCTCGCGCTGTACTCGCTGGCCGAGCCGGTCGCCCGGGGTGTCCTGTTGCTGGTACTGCTGACGGCCTTCCCGAACGCGCTGCGCCTGAACGAGGTGGCGCCGGAGGGACACGGTGCCACGACGGTCCTCGCCGTGGCCGGAATCCTCGCCGTGGTGGCGGCCGCGCTCCTCGCCGTGGGCCCGCTACGGCGGTTCCTCGGCGGCTTCCTGCGCACCGCGCTGACCGACGTCCGTGCCCTGCACACCAGGCCCGGCCGGGCGCTTTCGCTGTGGGGCGGCGCGCTGGCCTTCCCGGTGCTGCAGGCCGGCGTCCTGGTCGCGGTCGCGCTGGCCCTTGAGGTGCCGCTGCCCTGGATCTACATCGTGATCGCGTACCTGGCGTCGAGCATGGTCGCCTGGATCGTCCCCAGCCCCGGCGGCATCGGCTCCGTCGAGGCGACGCTGACCCTCGCGCTCGTCGCGGCGGGCGCGTCGATCAGCGCGGCCACCGCCGCGGTCCTCGGCTTCCGCATCATCACCGTCTGGCTGCCGCTGCTGCCCGGCACGCTGGTGCTGGCCCTCCTGGTGCGCCGCAAGGTGCTGTGA
- a CDS encoding TetR/AcrR family transcriptional regulator — protein sequence MSKVVPTYHQRVAQEKRALIVTAATALFLELGYDRTSLARIAESSGVSRATLFKQFPSKAALFDAIVTASWSTADEEDPPPAGNVVDGLGIIGRRYAELLGRPQMTDLFRIVIAELPRFPELAHAQFSHGKMPYFESVRSYLLAEHEAGTVRVEDVDLAATQFLGMISNYVFWPTLLVPGWEVSAERVAQVVDEAVRTIAARYATTGPGASPDD from the coding sequence ATGAGCAAGGTCGTGCCGACGTATCACCAGCGCGTCGCCCAGGAGAAGCGCGCGCTGATCGTGACGGCCGCGACCGCACTGTTTCTCGAGTTGGGCTACGACCGGACGTCGCTGGCGCGGATCGCAGAGAGCTCGGGCGTTTCGCGGGCCACCTTGTTCAAGCAGTTTCCGAGCAAAGCTGCCCTGTTCGACGCCATCGTGACCGCGTCCTGGTCGACCGCTGACGAGGAGGATCCGCCGCCGGCAGGCAACGTCGTTGACGGGCTCGGCATCATCGGTCGCCGTTACGCCGAGCTGCTGGGCCGTCCCCAGATGACCGACCTGTTCAGGATTGTCATCGCCGAGCTGCCGCGGTTCCCCGAGCTGGCCCATGCGCAGTTCTCGCACGGGAAGATGCCCTACTTCGAGTCCGTACGCAGCTACCTCCTGGCTGAGCACGAGGCGGGAACGGTGCGGGTCGAGGACGTGGACCTCGCGGCCACCCAGTTCCTGGGCATGATCTCCAACTACGTCTTCTGGCCGACACTCCTGGTGCCGGGCTGGGAGGTGAGCGCCGAACGCGTCGCTCAGGTGGTCGACGAGGCCGTCCGCACCATCGCCGCCCGGTACGCCACGACCGGACCAGGGGCGTCCCCCGACGACTGA
- a CDS encoding geranylgeranyl reductase family protein → MAPAPTHWDLAVVGAGPAGAAAAVGALRADARLRVALLDRADFPRDKACGDGVAPHVLDLLAEVGVSGLVDDRVPVERLRLGRGGLTVERRMDRPAWVVPRRVLDARLVDAAIAAGARLLRHRVRELRQHTDAVVLDDEISAAVVVGADGAHSAVRRALGRPRGPVGLALRGYAPVAPGRRGAQVIEFDTCHLPAYAWSFDRGDGHANVGYGELLRADRRAPTRGQLLERLDALLPGAAGNGRDWVGHHLPFSTARRRPLTGRVLLAGDAAGLVNPLTGEGIYYAVATGIAAGRAAAAALSAGRPQRAGERHARTIRRILLPHLRHTAVAARLARSARIIEAGLRASAADQRVFDDLVELGLARGRLTPTVALGLGRALVAPAPPTDLTREPA, encoded by the coding sequence ATGGCGCCGGCACCCACTCACTGGGACCTCGCGGTGGTCGGTGCGGGACCGGCCGGCGCCGCCGCTGCCGTGGGCGCACTGCGCGCCGACGCGAGGCTGCGCGTCGCCCTCCTGGACCGGGCGGACTTCCCGCGGGACAAGGCCTGCGGCGACGGGGTGGCCCCGCACGTCCTCGACCTCCTCGCGGAGGTAGGCGTCAGCGGCCTCGTCGACGACCGGGTCCCGGTCGAGCGCCTCCGCCTCGGCCGGGGAGGCTTGACCGTCGAGCGGCGGATGGACCGACCCGCGTGGGTGGTACCGCGCCGGGTCCTCGACGCCCGGCTGGTCGACGCCGCGATCGCCGCAGGCGCCCGGCTTCTGCGGCACCGGGTACGTGAGCTGCGGCAGCACACCGACGCAGTGGTCCTGGACGACGAGATCTCCGCCGCGGTCGTCGTCGGCGCCGACGGCGCCCACTCGGCCGTCCGGCGCGCGCTCGGCCGGCCCCGCGGTCCGGTGGGCCTGGCACTGCGAGGTTACGCCCCGGTCGCCCCCGGGCGGCGTGGCGCGCAGGTCATCGAGTTCGACACCTGCCATCTGCCGGCGTACGCCTGGTCCTTCGACCGCGGAGACGGCCACGCGAACGTCGGGTACGGCGAGCTGCTGCGCGCGGACCGGAGGGCACCGACCCGCGGCCAGTTGCTCGAACGCTTGGACGCACTCCTGCCCGGCGCGGCCGGGAACGGTCGGGACTGGGTCGGGCACCATCTGCCGTTCTCGACGGCGCGCCGGCGCCCCCTGACCGGCCGCGTGCTGCTCGCGGGCGACGCCGCCGGCCTGGTCAACCCGCTGACCGGCGAGGGCATCTACTACGCCGTGGCCACCGGCATCGCGGCCGGTCGCGCCGCGGCCGCGGCCCTGTCCGCCGGACGACCCCAACGGGCGGGCGAGCGGCACGCCCGTACCATCCGCCGGATCCTGCTGCCCCACCTGCGTCACACCGCCGTGGCCGCCCGGCTCGCCCGCAGCGCGCGCATCATCGAGGCCGGGCTGCGCGCCTCGGCCGCCGACCAGCGTGTCTTCGACGACCTCGTGGAGCTGGGTCTCGCCCGGGGCCGGCTCACTCCCACCGTCGCGCTCGGCCTCGGCCGGGCGCTCGTCGCCCCCGCTCCTCCGACCGACCTGACCCGGGAGCCAGCATGA
- a CDS encoding glycoside hydrolase family 43 protein has translation MKRVRARSRVWIPFLLALSAIQAAIPGAAADAPPSRAFGPTLDERLDKAADALTVWDADDVRGNLTLPDRGLHGARVSWESTAPSTVSRSGEVRRPAHGERSAPVTLTAVVRLGDHRTERRFELTVRPLPEKRALKGYFFPYFAGEQYADGEQIYFAASRGNDPLHWDDLNGGRSVLTSSLGEKGVRDPFVIRSPEGDKFYLLATDLRIHGGQGWDHATRHGSKHLEVWESTDLVHWSEQRHVRVSADTAGMTWAPEATYDDRLGAYVVYWASNLYRADDPDHEETVNTRLMYATTRDFRTFSKPRVWKDTGANSIDATVVRDGRHYYRFSTDDGVIGSCTADIVLERSTSLTAVDLPGTGQRNWELVDDCLRTDFGMGWLEGPTAFKSNTEDRWYAFMDESSGRGYTPFTTRELDDPDWSIPDDYDMPARPRHGTVLPVTKAELNRIRAAFPE, from the coding sequence GTGAAGCGCGTACGCGCCCGTTCCCGTGTCTGGATACCGTTCCTCCTGGCCCTCTCGGCGATCCAGGCGGCGATTCCCGGAGCCGCCGCCGACGCGCCGCCTTCCCGGGCTTTCGGCCCCACCCTCGACGAGCGGCTGGACAAGGCCGCCGACGCGCTCACCGTCTGGGACGCCGACGACGTCCGCGGCAACCTCACCCTGCCGGACCGGGGCCTCCACGGCGCCCGCGTCTCCTGGGAGTCCACCGCCCCCTCGACCGTCTCCCGGAGCGGCGAGGTGCGCCGCCCCGCCCACGGCGAGCGCTCCGCCCCGGTGACCCTCACGGCCGTGGTCAGGCTCGGGGACCACCGAACCGAGCGCCGCTTCGAGCTCACGGTGCGCCCGCTACCGGAGAAGCGAGCGCTGAAGGGCTACTTCTTCCCCTACTTCGCCGGGGAACAGTACGCAGACGGCGAGCAGATCTACTTCGCCGCCAGCCGCGGCAACGACCCGCTGCACTGGGACGACCTGAACGGCGGCCGGTCGGTCCTGACCTCCTCCCTGGGCGAGAAGGGCGTACGCGACCCGTTCGTCATCCGCTCTCCCGAGGGCGACAAGTTCTACCTCCTCGCCACCGACCTCCGGATCCACGGCGGGCAGGGCTGGGACCACGCGACGAGACACGGCAGCAAGCACCTCGAGGTCTGGGAGTCCACCGACCTGGTCCACTGGTCCGAGCAGCGCCACGTGCGGGTCTCCGCCGATACCGCGGGCATGACCTGGGCGCCCGAGGCCACGTACGACGATCGGCTCGGCGCCTACGTCGTCTACTGGGCGTCGAACCTCTACCGCGCCGACGACCCGGACCACGAGGAGACCGTCAACACCCGCCTGATGTACGCCACCACCCGCGACTTCCGCACGTTCTCCAAGCCGCGCGTCTGGAAGGACACCGGCGCCAACTCCATCGACGCCACCGTCGTCCGCGACGGGAGGCACTACTACCGCTTCAGCACGGACGACGGCGTCATCGGTTCCTGCACCGCCGACATCGTCCTCGAACGCTCCACGTCCCTCACCGCGGTCGACCTGCCCGGGACCGGGCAACGGAACTGGGAGCTGGTGGACGACTGCCTCAGGACCGATTTCGGCATGGGCTGGCTGGAGGGCCCGACGGCCTTCAAGTCGAACACCGAGGACCGCTGGTACGCCTTCATGGACGAGTCCTCCGGCCGCGGATACACGCCCTTCACCACCCGTGAACTGGACGATCCGGACTGGAGCATCCCCGACGACTACGACATGCCCGCCAGGCCCCGCCACGGCACGGTACTCCCGGTCACCAAGGCCGAACTGAACCGCATCCGAGCCGCGTTCCCGGAGTGA
- a CDS encoding 3-oxoacyl-[acyl-carrier-protein] synthase III C-terminal domain-containing protein has protein sequence MTMRVLSVRGVLPEHRHRQEEITESFATTLVEGTLDRRVVERLHRNACVEFRHSVLPLEEYARLGDFGRSNDVFIRAGVELGGRAVVEALKDVGLTSADVDYIVSCTVTGLAVPSLEARVAAEIGLRPDVVRLPLVGLGCVAGAAGVARLHDLLRGRPDGVAVLMSVELCSLTLQRDDTSFANLVASGLFGDGAAAVVAVGPEHPLAQSDDPARPEVLASRSRLYPETERAMGWDIGSGGFRIVLDSSVPDLVRQYVGEDVRGFLADHGLTGDDLGWYVAHPGGPKVLEALQGALGVERDALSVTWDSLRRIGNLSSASVLHVMADTLAHRPPPPGSHGLMLAMGPGFCSELVLLRAPGGER, from the coding sequence ATGACCATGCGCGTCCTCAGCGTTCGCGGCGTCCTGCCCGAGCACCGCCACCGGCAGGAGGAGATCACCGAGTCATTCGCCACCACGCTGGTCGAGGGCACGCTCGATCGCCGCGTCGTCGAGCGGTTGCACCGCAACGCCTGCGTCGAGTTCCGGCACAGCGTGCTCCCGCTGGAGGAGTACGCCCGGCTCGGGGACTTCGGCCGGTCGAACGACGTCTTCATCCGGGCCGGCGTCGAACTCGGCGGTCGCGCGGTGGTCGAAGCGCTCAAGGACGTCGGTCTCACCTCGGCCGACGTCGACTACATCGTGTCGTGCACGGTCACCGGCCTGGCCGTACCCTCGCTCGAAGCCCGCGTCGCGGCGGAGATCGGGCTGCGCCCCGACGTGGTGCGCCTGCCCCTCGTCGGCCTCGGCTGCGTCGCCGGCGCAGCCGGCGTCGCCCGTCTGCACGACCTGCTGCGCGGCAGGCCGGACGGGGTCGCGGTGCTGATGTCGGTCGAACTGTGTTCGCTCACGCTCCAGCGTGACGACACCTCGTTCGCCAACCTCGTGGCAAGCGGTCTGTTCGGGGACGGTGCCGCGGCGGTGGTCGCCGTCGGCCCCGAACACCCGCTGGCGCAGTCCGACGACCCCGCCCGCCCCGAGGTGCTCGCCTCGCGCAGCCGTCTCTACCCCGAAACGGAGCGTGCGATGGGCTGGGACATCGGTTCCGGCGGCTTCAGGATCGTGCTCGACTCCTCGGTCCCCGACCTGGTGCGCCAGTACGTCGGCGAGGACGTCCGCGGCTTCCTCGCCGACCACGGACTGACGGGCGACGACCTCGGCTGGTACGTCGCACACCCCGGCGGTCCCAAGGTCCTGGAGGCTCTGCAGGGCGCCCTCGGCGTCGAGCGGGATGCCCTCAGCGTGACCTGGGACTCGCTGCGCCGGATAGGCAACCTGTCCTCCGCCTCGGTGCTGCACGTCATGGCGGACACGCTCGCCCACCGCCCGCCCCCGCCCGGATCCCACGGGCTCATGCTGGCCATGGGCCCCGGCTTCTGCTCTGAACTCGTGCTCCTGCGTGCCCCCGGAGGTGAGAGGTGA
- a CDS encoding NAD(P)/FAD-dependent oxidoreductase produces the protein MDLLIAGAGPAGLATALHAARAGLDVAVWEKRAGTVDKACGEGLMPGAVAALATLGVHPPGRDLRGIRYVAGSHRADADFRAGPGLGVRRTALHTALREVTMAAGVRVEQRTVRRVEQDDDGVVVDGTRTGHLAAADGLHSPIRRTLGLHRPQRAHLRHGLRRHYRLAPWSDYVEVHWARDAEAYVTPVADDLVSVAVLTTGRGPYDDHLAAFPELRERLAGVGTAGPVRGAGPLRQAASARTAGRVLLVGDAAGYVDALTGEGIALALAQASAAVRAVVSGDLTAYEREWRRITRRYRWLTRALLGATRMPPVRAALVPAAQRMPWLFAATVDALAHPAGT, from the coding sequence ATGGACCTGCTCATCGCCGGCGCGGGACCCGCGGGTCTCGCCACGGCCCTGCACGCGGCCCGGGCGGGGCTTGACGTCGCCGTCTGGGAGAAGCGCGCCGGCACCGTCGACAAGGCGTGCGGCGAGGGACTGATGCCGGGTGCCGTCGCCGCCCTGGCAACGCTCGGCGTGCACCCGCCGGGGCGTGACCTGCGGGGCATCCGCTACGTCGCCGGATCGCACCGGGCCGACGCCGACTTCCGGGCGGGGCCGGGTCTCGGAGTGCGTCGTACCGCGCTGCACACGGCGCTGCGCGAGGTGACGATGGCCGCGGGCGTACGGGTCGAGCAGCGCACCGTGCGCCGCGTCGAGCAGGACGACGACGGTGTGGTGGTCGACGGCACCCGCACCGGCCACCTCGCCGCTGCCGACGGCCTGCACTCTCCGATCCGCCGGACCCTGGGTTTGCACCGACCGCAGCGAGCCCACCTGAGGCACGGGCTGCGGCGTCACTACAGGCTCGCCCCCTGGAGCGACTACGTCGAGGTGCACTGGGCCCGTGACGCGGAGGCCTATGTGACCCCGGTGGCCGACGACCTCGTGAGCGTCGCGGTGCTCACCACCGGCCGCGGACCGTACGACGACCACCTTGCCGCCTTCCCCGAGTTGCGGGAGCGGCTGGCCGGAGTCGGGACCGCCGGGCCGGTGCGCGGGGCGGGCCCGCTCCGCCAGGCCGCGAGCGCGCGCACGGCCGGCCGGGTGCTGCTCGTCGGCGATGCGGCCGGCTACGTGGACGCACTGACCGGCGAGGGCATCGCGCTGGCGCTCGCACAGGCGTCGGCGGCGGTGCGGGCAGTCGTCAGCGGCGACCTGACGGCCTACGAACGGGAGTGGCGGCGAATCACTCGGCGCTATCGCTGGCTGACCCGGGCGCTGCTCGGTGCGACGAGGATGCCCCCGGTCCGTGCGGCGCTGGTGCCCGCGGCGCAGCGGATGCCGTGGTTGTTCGCCGCGACCGTCGACGCGCTCGCGCATCCGGCAGGGACGTGA
- the rpmB gene encoding 50S ribosomal protein L28, with translation MSARCQMTGRTPGLGNNVSHSHRRTRRRFDPNIQRKRYWLPSERRYVRLTLSAKGIKAIDVMGIESAVARMRARGEKI, from the coding sequence ATGTCTGCCCGATGCCAGATGACGGGGCGCACGCCCGGTTTAGGTAACAACGTCTCCCACTCCCACCGCCGCACCCGCCGGCGCTTCGACCCCAACATCCAGCGCAAGCGCTACTGGCTGCCCAGCGAGCGCCGGTACGTCCGGCTGACGCTGAGTGCCAAGGGCATCAAGGCCATCGACGTCATGGGCATCGAGAGCGCGGTGGCGCGGATGCGCGCCCGGGGGGAGAAGATCTGA